One genomic region from Deinococcus fonticola encodes:
- a CDS encoding DUF523 domain-containing protein, whose protein sequence is MERILVSACLLGERVRYDGRAAAWEPPALWLKWQRQGRLLPFCAECAAGFAVPRPKAERLGKQVVEQTGADVTADFRRGAELTLAFAHRHSIRLAVLKEKSPSCGVNIIYDGFFSGRQITGEGVVAALLRQHGIQVFSEHELERVQPWLEVQ, encoded by the coding sequence GTGGAGCGGATTCTTGTGAGTGCCTGCCTGCTGGGCGAGCGCGTGCGTTACGACGGGCGGGCGGCCGCGTGGGAACCGCCGGCCCTCTGGCTCAAGTGGCAGAGGCAGGGGCGGCTTCTACCGTTCTGCGCGGAGTGCGCGGCGGGTTTTGCGGTGCCTCGGCCCAAGGCCGAACGCCTGGGTAAGCAGGTCGTGGAGCAAACCGGGGCGGATGTGACCGCCGACTTCAGGCGCGGGGCAGAACTGACCCTGGCCTTCGCCCACCGGCATAGCATTCGCCTGGCCGTCCTCAAGGAGAAAAGCCCGTCGTGCGGCGTGAACATCATTTACGACGGTTTCTTCAGTGGGCGGCAGATCACGGGTGAGGGCGTCGTGGCGGCGCTGCTTCGTCAGCACGGCATTCAGGTGTTCAGTGAACACGAGCTG
- a CDS encoding MBL fold metallo-hydrolase gives MSALTELSPGVHFFPSAVNSVVVEDGRGGALLVDTGLDDSHGRKLLRALAEAGLIPTAILNTHSHADHHGGNTFILKKFPHLPVYAPPLEAAIIQHPVLKPLSLYGASPLPDLRTKFLLAPASPAQPLQSGPQSVGGAGVELIEIPGHALQMYAVRVRDVLYAADGLFGKDALAKHPLTFCADSAAQKVSARRLGELNGVRVVLPGHGEPTPNLAELAALNLAAYERTTQAVLAAVQNGEASIDDLLARVCSALGAEMTHAGAIVLNRAVVSAHLTELVQGGQVRAFVAGNRLLFAPES, from the coding sequence ATGAGTGCCCTGACGGAACTCTCTCCTGGCGTTCACTTTTTTCCCAGCGCCGTGAACAGTGTTGTGGTCGAGGACGGTCGCGGCGGCGCTCTGCTGGTCGATACCGGCCTGGACGACTCGCATGGCCGGAAACTGCTCCGGGCCTTAGCAGAGGCGGGGTTAATCCCCACGGCCATCCTGAACACCCACAGTCACGCGGATCACCACGGCGGAAATACCTTCATCCTGAAGAAATTTCCACACCTGCCTGTCTATGCGCCGCCGCTGGAGGCCGCCATCATCCAGCACCCCGTGCTGAAACCACTGTCGCTTTACGGCGCCTCCCCGCTCCCTGACCTGCGCACCAAGTTCCTACTCGCCCCGGCCAGCCCCGCGCAACCCCTTCAGAGTGGCCCTCAAAGTGTCGGTGGGGCAGGGGTGGAACTGATCGAGATTCCCGGCCACGCCCTGCAGATGTACGCTGTGCGCGTCCGGGACGTGCTGTACGCCGCCGATGGACTTTTCGGCAAGGACGCGCTGGCAAAACACCCGCTCACCTTCTGCGCCGATTCCGCCGCACAGAAGGTCAGCGCCCGCAGGCTGGGCGAGTTGAACGGGGTTCGCGTCGTGTTGCCCGGCCACGGGGAACCTACCCCGAACCTCGCGGAACTGGCGGCCCTGAACCTGGCCGCTTATGAGCGCACCACGCAGGCAGTGCTGGCCGCCGTGCAAAATGGCGAGGCCAGCATCGACGATTTGCTGGCCCGCGTGTGCAGTGCGCTGGGGGCCGAAATGACTCATGCCGGGGCGATCGTCCTGAACCGCGCCGTGGTCAGCGCCCATCTCACGGAACTGGTGCAGGGCGGGCAAGTCCGGGCCTTTGTCGCCGGCAACCGGTTGCTGTTCGCGCCGGAATCGTGA
- a CDS encoding Dps family protein, which yields MTKKTSKDSPKAGAKKTASRKDSKDSVPAGKPGVRASGEAHADAAHLRTTNNALVDHAYLTEQEFGVVAETLQRNLATTISLYLKFKKYHWDIRGRFFRDLHPAYDEFIDMIFPSIDEQAERLVALGGSPAAAPADLERYSVVRVPQETVRDARTQVADLVQDLSRVGKGYRDDSQTVEEANDMATTDMYNQYALTIDKIRWMLQAMMDDEQMN from the coding sequence ATGACGAAAAAAACCAGCAAAGACAGCCCCAAAGCCGGAGCCAAGAAAACGGCCAGCCGCAAAGACAGCAAAGACAGCGTCCCCGCAGGGAAGCCGGGTGTACGCGCCAGCGGTGAAGCGCACGCCGACGCCGCGCACCTGCGCACCACCAACAATGCCCTGGTGGATCACGCCTACCTGACCGAACAGGAATTCGGCGTGGTGGCCGAGACGCTGCAACGCAACCTGGCGACCACCATCTCCCTGTACCTGAAATTCAAGAAGTACCACTGGGACATCCGGGGCCGTTTCTTCCGCGACCTGCACCCCGCCTATGACGAGTTCATCGACATGATCTTCCCCAGTATCGACGAGCAGGCCGAGCGTCTGGTGGCGCTGGGGGGCAGCCCCGCCGCCGCGCCCGCCGATCTGGAACGCTACAGCGTGGTCAGAGTTCCGCAGGAAACCGTCCGGGACGCCCGCACCCAGGTGGCTGACCTGGTGCAGGACCTGTCGCGCGTCGGCAAAGGCTACCGCGACGACAGCCAGACCGTCGAGGAAGCCAACGACATGGCCACCACCGACATGTACAACCAGTACGCCCTGACCATCGACAAGATCCGCTGGATGCTGCAGGCCATGATGGACGACGAACAGATGAACTGA